From the genome of Nasonia vitripennis strain AsymCx chromosome 1, Nvit_psr_1.1, whole genome shotgun sequence, one region includes:
- the LOC100115731 gene encoding vacuolar protein sorting-associated protein 18 homolog isoform X1 gives MTSVFDQYEQASQRSKQAVAPPIRHDISTTGFIQMKLQDETPIFIKQKVNFMPSEKISHMCVSSNFIVISMANHILLRIDMKHPDTPEEIEISKYIGNLRLSGLFLDPLGQHLIITTIPKQGDNTSAAEIFYLHRKTTKLKQASKFRGHEITAVGWNYANTSETTTGPILLGTSKGLIFETEIGLEGDKIFTTSLEQYWRQLPNYLPLYGSKELEGLVFDIGKDSKPPITGLEFRRIPNTDKYVVILTTLIRIYQYIGAVTSHDEKPLLQQVFSKYLNRKERFNQLESSLPYSKMQLYFSSPQEFPKTFSWLTETGILIAKVDSKVDPENILVNQQMLPCPETSLLSSSVSRKKNAAPLSFVLTEFHVLLLYSDHVKGVSLLNQELIFEDIYNDAFGKLVNITKDPMTGSIWAFSERAVFKYKVTREDRNVWQVYIEKGEFELAKQYCKDNPAHIDQVLIKQAEKLFENKEYDTSALVYADTHSSFEEISLKFLQENQTEALKTFLKKKLEGLKPQDKTQITMIVIWVVELFMNQMGALRSSETSYLQNPRYIELQKQFDSFLATNKVEECVRKNRSIIYNIMASHGDKDNLLRLTIMNRNYEEVIRQHLYKNNHLEALEVLKSQANKELFYQFAGILLQELPKPTMAALISQGSYLKPSKLLPALVSCNGDEKHAREIIRYLEHCVYEQSCQEQAIHNFLLSLYARYKKDEVMRYISSQGQDISMVHYDVHYALRLCQEAKLTEACVQLSALLGLWTTAVDLALTISVDLAKQIAAMPSHHGNDELRKKLWLKIAEHVVREKDDIQQAMNFLQQCDLVRIEDILPFFSDFVTIDHFKEAICNSLQEYNRHVQDLKEEMEEATKAAEIIRKDIQAFRTRCTFVQARDTCNTCEVQLLLRPFYVFPCGHRFHSDCLVAALTPMLPLERQTRLAELQHQLTLASTRPDELAKHNQSTHSGSADGSASASLSTKEQIKADFDDLVASECLYCGELMIDSIDKPFIEEEDYERVMKEWA, from the exons ATGACTTCTGTGTTTGACCAATACGAGCAGGCCTCACAAAGGTCAAAGCAGGCAGTGGCACCACCAATTAGACATGATATT AGCACTACAGGTTTCATACAGATGAAGCTCCAAGATGAGACTCCAATATTTATCAAGCAGAAGGTCAATTTCATGCCATCAGAGAAAATATCACACATGTGTGTCAGCagtaattttattgttatctCAATGGCTAATCATATTCTACTCAGAATTGACATGAAACATCCTGATACGCCTGAAG AAATTGAAATCTCCAAGTATATTGGAAATTTGAGACTATCTGGTTTATTTCTCGATCCCTTGGGCCAGCATTTGATAATAACAACTATACCAAAACAAGGGGATAATACTTCTGCAGCAGAAATATTCTATTTGCACAGAAAAACTACAAAATTGAAACAG GCATCTAAATTTCGAGGACATGAAATTACAGCAGTTGGTTGGAATTATGCCAATACCTCAGAAACTACTACAGGCCCAATTTTGCTTGGAACTTCCAAAGGTCTGATTTTTGAGACTGAGATTGGTTTAGAAGGAGATAAGATATTCACCACAAGTTTAGAACAGTATTGGAGACAG CTTCCAAATTATTTGCCTCTTTATGGTAGTAAAGAGTTAGAGGGATTG GTTTTTGATATTGGCAAGGACAGTAAACCCCCAATCACTGGTTTGGAATTCAGAAGAATACCAAATACTGACAAATATGTTGTTATACTAACAACTCTGATTCGTATTTATCAATACATTGGTGCTGTTACAAGCCATGATGAAAAACCACTTTTACAGCAAGTATTCAGCAAGTACTTGAACAGAAAGG AACGTTTTAATCAGTTGGAAAGTTCCTTACCATACTCAAAAATGCAATTATATTTCTCCTCCCCACAAGAGTTTCCAAAAACTTTTAGTTGGCTTACCGAAACTGGCATTCTAATTGCCAAGGTCGACTCTAAAGTCGATCCTGAAAATATACTAGTCAATCAGCAAATGCTACCATGCCCGGAAACTAGTCTACTCAGCAGCAGTGTgtcaagaaagaaaaatgcaGCACCGCTATCGTTCGTTCTGACTGAATTTCACGTTCTCCTTTTGTACAGCGATCACGTGAAGGGTGTTTCCTTATTGAATCAAGAACTGATTTTCGAAGACATTTACAACGAC GCTTTTGGCAAATTAGTTAACATTACGAAAGATCCAATGACGGGGTCTATTTGGGCTTTTAGTGAACGCGCAGTATTCAAATACAAAGTAACTAGAGAAGATCGCAACGTTTGGCAG GTGTACATTGAGAAAGGCGAATTCGAGCTTGCAAAGCAATACTGTAAGGATAACCCTGCTCATATAGATCAGGTGCTGATAAAACAAGCCGagaaattatttgaaaataagga ATATGATACAAGTGCACTTGTATACGCAGATACACATTCTTCTTTTGAGGAAATATCTTTGAAATTTTTGCAAGAGAATCAAACCGAAGCATTAAAAACATTTCTCAAAAAG aaACTAGAAGGCCTAAAACCTCAAGACAAAACCCAGATCACTATGATTGTGATATGGGTCGTAGAACTTTTTATGAATCAAATGGGCGCTCTGCGCAGTAGCGAGACCTCTTATCTGCAAAATCCGCGATACATAGAGCTGCAGAAACAGTTTGATAGTTTTCTAGCAACAAACAAAGTCGAGGAATGCGTACGCAAAAATCGCAGCATTATATACAACATTATGGCCAGTCATGGGGACAAGGACAATTTGCTTCGACTCACGATAATGAACAGAAACTATGAGGAGGTCATACGGCAgcatttgtataaaaataaccaTCTTGAGGCGTTGGAGGTGCTCAAGAGTCAGGCGAACAAGGAACTATTTTATCAATTCGCCGGGATCTTACTCCAGGAACTGCCTAAGCCTACTATGGCAGCTTTGATATCCCAAGGCTCCTACCTCAAACCCTCCAAGCTTTTACCAGCATTGGTCTCTTGTAACGGTGACGAAAAGCATGCAAGAGAAATAATTCGTTATCTGGAGCACTGTGTCTACGAACAAAGTTGTCAGGAGCAAGCGATACACAATTTTCTACTATCTCTCTATGCTCGGTATAAAAAGGATGAAGTCATGCGATATATCAGTTCTCAAG GACAAGATATAAGTATGGTTCACTACGATGTCCACTACGCTCTCCGTCTTTGTCAGGAAGCTAAACTAACCGAAGCTTGCGTACAGCTTTCGGCATTGTTGGGTCTTTGGACAACAGCAGTTGATTTGGCCTTGACTATAAGCGTAGATTTAGCCAAGCAAATTGCTGCAATGCCTTCGCATCACGGAAACGACGAACTAAGGAAAAAGCTTTGGTTGAAAATAG CGGAACACGTCGTGCGAGAGAAAGACGACATTCAGCAAGCAATGAACTTCCTACAACAGTGTGATTTGGTCCGAATAGAAGACATCTTACCATTTTTCTCCGACTTTGTTACTATCGATCATTTCAAAGAGGCCATCTGCAACTCTCTACAG GAATACAATCGTCACGTTCAAGACCTCAAGGAAGAGATGGAAGAGGCGACGAAAGCAGCTGAAATTATTCGCAAAGACATTCAAGCCTTCCGCACAAGGTGCACGTTTGTCCAGGCAAGAGACACCTGCAACACATGCGAGGTTCAATTGCTTCTGCGGCCGTTTTACGTCTTTCCCTGCGGACATCGTTTCCACAGCGACTGCCTCGTGGCGGCCCTGACACCGATGCTACCACTCGAACGACAGACACGGCTCGCAGAGCTGCAGCATCAACTGACCCTCGCTTCCACCAGACCGGACGAACTGGCAAAGCACAACCAGAGCACGCACTCCGGTAGCGCTGACGGAAGCGCTTCGGCATCGCTGTCGACCAAGGAACAGATAAAGGCCGACTTTGACGACCTCGTCGCTTCTGAGTGCCTCTACTGCGGCGAATTAATGATAGA CTCAATCGACAAGCCGTTCATAGAAGAAGAGGACTACGAGAGAGTAATGAAGGAGTGGGCATAA
- the LOC100115731 gene encoding vacuolar protein sorting-associated protein 18 homolog isoform X2, with protein MTSVFDQYEQASQRSKQAVAPPIRHDISTTGFIQMKLQDETPIFIKQKVNFMPSEKISHMCVSSNFIVISMANHILLRIDMKHPDTPEEIEISKYIGNLRLSGLFLDPLGQHLIITTIPKQGDNTSAAEIFYLHRKTTKLKQASKFRGHEITAVGWNYANTSETTTGPILLGTSKGLIFETEIGLEGDKIFTTSLEQYWRQVFDIGKDSKPPITGLEFRRIPNTDKYVVILTTLIRIYQYIGAVTSHDEKPLLQQVFSKYLNRKERFNQLESSLPYSKMQLYFSSPQEFPKTFSWLTETGILIAKVDSKVDPENILVNQQMLPCPETSLLSSSVSRKKNAAPLSFVLTEFHVLLLYSDHVKGVSLLNQELIFEDIYNDAFGKLVNITKDPMTGSIWAFSERAVFKYKVTREDRNVWQVYIEKGEFELAKQYCKDNPAHIDQVLIKQAEKLFENKEYDTSALVYADTHSSFEEISLKFLQENQTEALKTFLKKKLEGLKPQDKTQITMIVIWVVELFMNQMGALRSSETSYLQNPRYIELQKQFDSFLATNKVEECVRKNRSIIYNIMASHGDKDNLLRLTIMNRNYEEVIRQHLYKNNHLEALEVLKSQANKELFYQFAGILLQELPKPTMAALISQGSYLKPSKLLPALVSCNGDEKHAREIIRYLEHCVYEQSCQEQAIHNFLLSLYARYKKDEVMRYISSQGQDISMVHYDVHYALRLCQEAKLTEACVQLSALLGLWTTAVDLALTISVDLAKQIAAMPSHHGNDELRKKLWLKIAEHVVREKDDIQQAMNFLQQCDLVRIEDILPFFSDFVTIDHFKEAICNSLQEYNRHVQDLKEEMEEATKAAEIIRKDIQAFRTRCTFVQARDTCNTCEVQLLLRPFYVFPCGHRFHSDCLVAALTPMLPLERQTRLAELQHQLTLASTRPDELAKHNQSTHSGSADGSASASLSTKEQIKADFDDLVASECLYCGELMIDSIDKPFIEEEDYERVMKEWA; from the exons ATGACTTCTGTGTTTGACCAATACGAGCAGGCCTCACAAAGGTCAAAGCAGGCAGTGGCACCACCAATTAGACATGATATT AGCACTACAGGTTTCATACAGATGAAGCTCCAAGATGAGACTCCAATATTTATCAAGCAGAAGGTCAATTTCATGCCATCAGAGAAAATATCACACATGTGTGTCAGCagtaattttattgttatctCAATGGCTAATCATATTCTACTCAGAATTGACATGAAACATCCTGATACGCCTGAAG AAATTGAAATCTCCAAGTATATTGGAAATTTGAGACTATCTGGTTTATTTCTCGATCCCTTGGGCCAGCATTTGATAATAACAACTATACCAAAACAAGGGGATAATACTTCTGCAGCAGAAATATTCTATTTGCACAGAAAAACTACAAAATTGAAACAG GCATCTAAATTTCGAGGACATGAAATTACAGCAGTTGGTTGGAATTATGCCAATACCTCAGAAACTACTACAGGCCCAATTTTGCTTGGAACTTCCAAAGGTCTGATTTTTGAGACTGAGATTGGTTTAGAAGGAGATAAGATATTCACCACAAGTTTAGAACAGTATTGGAGACAG GTTTTTGATATTGGCAAGGACAGTAAACCCCCAATCACTGGTTTGGAATTCAGAAGAATACCAAATACTGACAAATATGTTGTTATACTAACAACTCTGATTCGTATTTATCAATACATTGGTGCTGTTACAAGCCATGATGAAAAACCACTTTTACAGCAAGTATTCAGCAAGTACTTGAACAGAAAGG AACGTTTTAATCAGTTGGAAAGTTCCTTACCATACTCAAAAATGCAATTATATTTCTCCTCCCCACAAGAGTTTCCAAAAACTTTTAGTTGGCTTACCGAAACTGGCATTCTAATTGCCAAGGTCGACTCTAAAGTCGATCCTGAAAATATACTAGTCAATCAGCAAATGCTACCATGCCCGGAAACTAGTCTACTCAGCAGCAGTGTgtcaagaaagaaaaatgcaGCACCGCTATCGTTCGTTCTGACTGAATTTCACGTTCTCCTTTTGTACAGCGATCACGTGAAGGGTGTTTCCTTATTGAATCAAGAACTGATTTTCGAAGACATTTACAACGAC GCTTTTGGCAAATTAGTTAACATTACGAAAGATCCAATGACGGGGTCTATTTGGGCTTTTAGTGAACGCGCAGTATTCAAATACAAAGTAACTAGAGAAGATCGCAACGTTTGGCAG GTGTACATTGAGAAAGGCGAATTCGAGCTTGCAAAGCAATACTGTAAGGATAACCCTGCTCATATAGATCAGGTGCTGATAAAACAAGCCGagaaattatttgaaaataagga ATATGATACAAGTGCACTTGTATACGCAGATACACATTCTTCTTTTGAGGAAATATCTTTGAAATTTTTGCAAGAGAATCAAACCGAAGCATTAAAAACATTTCTCAAAAAG aaACTAGAAGGCCTAAAACCTCAAGACAAAACCCAGATCACTATGATTGTGATATGGGTCGTAGAACTTTTTATGAATCAAATGGGCGCTCTGCGCAGTAGCGAGACCTCTTATCTGCAAAATCCGCGATACATAGAGCTGCAGAAACAGTTTGATAGTTTTCTAGCAACAAACAAAGTCGAGGAATGCGTACGCAAAAATCGCAGCATTATATACAACATTATGGCCAGTCATGGGGACAAGGACAATTTGCTTCGACTCACGATAATGAACAGAAACTATGAGGAGGTCATACGGCAgcatttgtataaaaataaccaTCTTGAGGCGTTGGAGGTGCTCAAGAGTCAGGCGAACAAGGAACTATTTTATCAATTCGCCGGGATCTTACTCCAGGAACTGCCTAAGCCTACTATGGCAGCTTTGATATCCCAAGGCTCCTACCTCAAACCCTCCAAGCTTTTACCAGCATTGGTCTCTTGTAACGGTGACGAAAAGCATGCAAGAGAAATAATTCGTTATCTGGAGCACTGTGTCTACGAACAAAGTTGTCAGGAGCAAGCGATACACAATTTTCTACTATCTCTCTATGCTCGGTATAAAAAGGATGAAGTCATGCGATATATCAGTTCTCAAG GACAAGATATAAGTATGGTTCACTACGATGTCCACTACGCTCTCCGTCTTTGTCAGGAAGCTAAACTAACCGAAGCTTGCGTACAGCTTTCGGCATTGTTGGGTCTTTGGACAACAGCAGTTGATTTGGCCTTGACTATAAGCGTAGATTTAGCCAAGCAAATTGCTGCAATGCCTTCGCATCACGGAAACGACGAACTAAGGAAAAAGCTTTGGTTGAAAATAG CGGAACACGTCGTGCGAGAGAAAGACGACATTCAGCAAGCAATGAACTTCCTACAACAGTGTGATTTGGTCCGAATAGAAGACATCTTACCATTTTTCTCCGACTTTGTTACTATCGATCATTTCAAAGAGGCCATCTGCAACTCTCTACAG GAATACAATCGTCACGTTCAAGACCTCAAGGAAGAGATGGAAGAGGCGACGAAAGCAGCTGAAATTATTCGCAAAGACATTCAAGCCTTCCGCACAAGGTGCACGTTTGTCCAGGCAAGAGACACCTGCAACACATGCGAGGTTCAATTGCTTCTGCGGCCGTTTTACGTCTTTCCCTGCGGACATCGTTTCCACAGCGACTGCCTCGTGGCGGCCCTGACACCGATGCTACCACTCGAACGACAGACACGGCTCGCAGAGCTGCAGCATCAACTGACCCTCGCTTCCACCAGACCGGACGAACTGGCAAAGCACAACCAGAGCACGCACTCCGGTAGCGCTGACGGAAGCGCTTCGGCATCGCTGTCGACCAAGGAACAGATAAAGGCCGACTTTGACGACCTCGTCGCTTCTGAGTGCCTCTACTGCGGCGAATTAATGATAGA CTCAATCGACAAGCCGTTCATAGAAGAAGAGGACTACGAGAGAGTAATGAAGGAGTGGGCATAA
- the LOC100115683 gene encoding DNA-3-methyladenine glycosylase isoform X3 produces MKRTRASTRIKKLNEQNESESPAALEKENEEKNVQKNEKAPKKVVKKIAAKTVEDLESIKDELQQLNDPPSTPWEKEIRKILVRKLDDGTILKGRIVETESYLGIVDKASATYQGKVTLRNIPMYMDPGTIFVYLTYGMYHCFNISSGGEGSSVFLRAVEPLEGIDKMKENRNFKSSSKAPKKACKDFKVHDLCNGPSKLCMALDIKKGHTKYSMCSWKGMWIEEDPKKEEIKIVNCSRIGIDSAGVEWASKPLRFYILGNESVSKRDKKAESSFL; encoded by the exons ATGAAGAGAACGAGAGCTTCGACGAGGATCAAGAAATTGAACGAGCAGAATGAAAGCGAATCTCCAGCTGCTTTGGAGAAGgagaatgaagaaaaaaatgtgcaG aaaaacGAAAAGGCTCCGAAAAAAgttgtgaaaaaaatcgcaGCTAAAACCGTTGAGGATTTGGAATCGATAAAAGATGAACTTCAACAATTGAACGATCCTCCGTCCACGCCATGGGAGAAAGAAATAA GAAAGATTCTTGTGCGTAAACTGGACGATGGAACTATATTAAAAGGGAGAATCGTGGAAACTGAAAGTTACCTAGGAATAGTTGATAAAGCTTCTGCAACGTATCAGGGAAAAGTTACTCTACGTAATATTCCAATGTACATGGATCCAGGAACAATATTTGTCTACCTCACCTACGGAATGTATCACTGCTTTAATATATCTAGTGGAGGTGAAGGAAGTTCAGTATTCTTAAGAGCCGTTGAGCCTTTGGAAGGTATAGACAAGATGAAAGAGAACAGAAACTTTAAGTCAAGCTCCAAAGCACCAAAGAAAGCTTGCAAAGATTTCAAAGTTCATGACTTGTGTAATGGACCCTCAAAGTTGTGTATGGCCTTAGACATAAAAAAAGGACATACCAAGTATTCAATGTGTTCCTGGAAAGGCATGTGGATTGAAGAGGAtccaaaaaaagaagagatcAAGATTGTTAATTGCTCCAGAATTGGAATAGATAGCGCAGGCGTTGAATGGGCGAGCAAACCGTTGCGATTTTATATTCTGGGCAATGAATCCGTGAGCAAGCGGGACAAGAAGGCCGAATCGAGTTTTTTATGA
- the LOC100115683 gene encoding DNA-3-methyladenine glycosylase isoform X1, whose amino-acid sequence MKRTRASTRIKKLNEQNESESPAALEKENEEKNVQKNEKAPKKVVKKIAAKTVEDLESIKDELQQLNDPPSTPWEKEISSLRLPFSFYDSPCETLAKNMLGKILVRKLDDGTILKGRIVETESYLGIVDKASATYQGKVTLRNIPMYMDPGTIFVYLTYGMYHCFNISSGGEGSSVFLRAVEPLEGIDKMKENRNFKSSSKAPKKACKDFKVHDLCNGPSKLCMALDIKKGHTKYSMCSWKGMWIEEDPKKEEIKIVNCSRIGIDSAGVEWASKPLRFYILGNESVSKRDKKAESSFL is encoded by the exons ATGAAGAGAACGAGAGCTTCGACGAGGATCAAGAAATTGAACGAGCAGAATGAAAGCGAATCTCCAGCTGCTTTGGAGAAGgagaatgaagaaaaaaatgtgcaG aaaaacGAAAAGGCTCCGAAAAAAgttgtgaaaaaaatcgcaGCTAAAACCGTTGAGGATTTGGAATCGATAAAAGATGAACTTCAACAATTGAACGATCCTCCGTCCACGCCATGGGAGAAAGAAATAAGTTCGTTGAGGCTCCCATTTTCATTTTATGATTCACCTTGTGAAACTTTAGCCAAGAATATGCTTG GAAAGATTCTTGTGCGTAAACTGGACGATGGAACTATATTAAAAGGGAGAATCGTGGAAACTGAAAGTTACCTAGGAATAGTTGATAAAGCTTCTGCAACGTATCAGGGAAAAGTTACTCTACGTAATATTCCAATGTACATGGATCCAGGAACAATATTTGTCTACCTCACCTACGGAATGTATCACTGCTTTAATATATCTAGTGGAGGTGAAGGAAGTTCAGTATTCTTAAGAGCCGTTGAGCCTTTGGAAGGTATAGACAAGATGAAAGAGAACAGAAACTTTAAGTCAAGCTCCAAAGCACCAAAGAAAGCTTGCAAAGATTTCAAAGTTCATGACTTGTGTAATGGACCCTCAAAGTTGTGTATGGCCTTAGACATAAAAAAAGGACATACCAAGTATTCAATGTGTTCCTGGAAAGGCATGTGGATTGAAGAGGAtccaaaaaaagaagagatcAAGATTGTTAATTGCTCCAGAATTGGAATAGATAGCGCAGGCGTTGAATGGGCGAGCAAACCGTTGCGATTTTATATTCTGGGCAATGAATCCGTGAGCAAGCGGGACAAGAAGGCCGAATCGAGTTTTTTATGA
- the LOC100115683 gene encoding DNA-3-methyladenine glycosylase isoform X4 yields MKRTRASTRIKKLNEQNESESPAALEKENEEKNKNEKAPKKVVKKIAAKTVEDLESIKDELQQLNDPPSTPWEKEIRKILVRKLDDGTILKGRIVETESYLGIVDKASATYQGKVTLRNIPMYMDPGTIFVYLTYGMYHCFNISSGGEGSSVFLRAVEPLEGIDKMKENRNFKSSSKAPKKACKDFKVHDLCNGPSKLCMALDIKKGHTKYSMCSWKGMWIEEDPKKEEIKIVNCSRIGIDSAGVEWASKPLRFYILGNESVSKRDKKAESSFL; encoded by the exons ATGAAGAGAACGAGAGCTTCGACGAGGATCAAGAAATTGAACGAGCAGAATGAAAGCGAATCTCCAGCTGCTTTGGAGAAGgagaatgaagaaaaaaat aaaaacGAAAAGGCTCCGAAAAAAgttgtgaaaaaaatcgcaGCTAAAACCGTTGAGGATTTGGAATCGATAAAAGATGAACTTCAACAATTGAACGATCCTCCGTCCACGCCATGGGAGAAAGAAATAA GAAAGATTCTTGTGCGTAAACTGGACGATGGAACTATATTAAAAGGGAGAATCGTGGAAACTGAAAGTTACCTAGGAATAGTTGATAAAGCTTCTGCAACGTATCAGGGAAAAGTTACTCTACGTAATATTCCAATGTACATGGATCCAGGAACAATATTTGTCTACCTCACCTACGGAATGTATCACTGCTTTAATATATCTAGTGGAGGTGAAGGAAGTTCAGTATTCTTAAGAGCCGTTGAGCCTTTGGAAGGTATAGACAAGATGAAAGAGAACAGAAACTTTAAGTCAAGCTCCAAAGCACCAAAGAAAGCTTGCAAAGATTTCAAAGTTCATGACTTGTGTAATGGACCCTCAAAGTTGTGTATGGCCTTAGACATAAAAAAAGGACATACCAAGTATTCAATGTGTTCCTGGAAAGGCATGTGGATTGAAGAGGAtccaaaaaaagaagagatcAAGATTGTTAATTGCTCCAGAATTGGAATAGATAGCGCAGGCGTTGAATGGGCGAGCAAACCGTTGCGATTTTATATTCTGGGCAATGAATCCGTGAGCAAGCGGGACAAGAAGGCCGAATCGAGTTTTTTATGA
- the LOC100115683 gene encoding DNA-3-methyladenine glycosylase isoform X2, which translates to MKRTRASTRIKKLNEQNESESPAALEKENEEKNKNEKAPKKVVKKIAAKTVEDLESIKDELQQLNDPPSTPWEKEISSLRLPFSFYDSPCETLAKNMLGKILVRKLDDGTILKGRIVETESYLGIVDKASATYQGKVTLRNIPMYMDPGTIFVYLTYGMYHCFNISSGGEGSSVFLRAVEPLEGIDKMKENRNFKSSSKAPKKACKDFKVHDLCNGPSKLCMALDIKKGHTKYSMCSWKGMWIEEDPKKEEIKIVNCSRIGIDSAGVEWASKPLRFYILGNESVSKRDKKAESSFL; encoded by the exons ATGAAGAGAACGAGAGCTTCGACGAGGATCAAGAAATTGAACGAGCAGAATGAAAGCGAATCTCCAGCTGCTTTGGAGAAGgagaatgaagaaaaaaat aaaaacGAAAAGGCTCCGAAAAAAgttgtgaaaaaaatcgcaGCTAAAACCGTTGAGGATTTGGAATCGATAAAAGATGAACTTCAACAATTGAACGATCCTCCGTCCACGCCATGGGAGAAAGAAATAAGTTCGTTGAGGCTCCCATTTTCATTTTATGATTCACCTTGTGAAACTTTAGCCAAGAATATGCTTG GAAAGATTCTTGTGCGTAAACTGGACGATGGAACTATATTAAAAGGGAGAATCGTGGAAACTGAAAGTTACCTAGGAATAGTTGATAAAGCTTCTGCAACGTATCAGGGAAAAGTTACTCTACGTAATATTCCAATGTACATGGATCCAGGAACAATATTTGTCTACCTCACCTACGGAATGTATCACTGCTTTAATATATCTAGTGGAGGTGAAGGAAGTTCAGTATTCTTAAGAGCCGTTGAGCCTTTGGAAGGTATAGACAAGATGAAAGAGAACAGAAACTTTAAGTCAAGCTCCAAAGCACCAAAGAAAGCTTGCAAAGATTTCAAAGTTCATGACTTGTGTAATGGACCCTCAAAGTTGTGTATGGCCTTAGACATAAAAAAAGGACATACCAAGTATTCAATGTGTTCCTGGAAAGGCATGTGGATTGAAGAGGAtccaaaaaaagaagagatcAAGATTGTTAATTGCTCCAGAATTGGAATAGATAGCGCAGGCGTTGAATGGGCGAGCAAACCGTTGCGATTTTATATTCTGGGCAATGAATCCGTGAGCAAGCGGGACAAGAAGGCCGAATCGAGTTTTTTATGA